GTTGAGGCGTACCTCGGCGACGCAAAACGGGTACAGGGGCCACTGAAATCGGCAGCCATCAGCGCCGAAGAGAAAGCAAAAATCACCAAGGCACTCGATGCTTACGTGGACGAATTCAAGACCGTGGCCACCCTTACCCAGTCCGGCAGCCAGCTTTCCCAAGACATGGTAGCGACGGCCAGGAGTGTCATCGAATCGGCAAACGGTCTGCGTGCTCAACAAGCCGAGATGATGGAGTCGGATCGCCAGCAAGCGACAGTTCTGATTTTTGGCGCTACCGGCATAGCAGTGCTGCTTGGCATCTTGATGGCCTTCCTGATTACCCGCGCAATTACCGCACCCATCAACCAGGCTGTCGCCATCGCATCTGAGGTTGCGTCCGGCAATCTGTCGGTAAAGATCGACAACCAACGAACCGATGAAATTGGGCGCCTGATGGCAGCTCTGGCAACCATGGTGACCGGTCTGCGAGAGCTGGTCAGGAGCATCGAATCCGGTGCCACCAATATCGCCGCTTCCGCGGAAGAGCTTTCTACCGTTTCAAATCAGACCAGCGATGGTATCAACCTCCAGAAACAGGAAACCGATCAGGTCGCCACGGCGATGAACGAGATGACCGCGACCGTCGCTGACATTGCACGAAATGCCGAACAGGCCTTTGGCATTGCCTCGGATGCCGCCAATCAGGCCATCGAAGGCGAACAGGAAGTCACAGAGACCGTCAATCAGGTAAACAACCTGACCCGTGAAGTGAACCAGAGCATGGAAACTATCCAGGGCTTGCAGAAGGAAACCGCCAATATCGGTACCGTTCTGGATGTCATCAAATCCGTGGCCGAACAAACCAACCTGCTAGCTCTAAACGCGGCAATTGAGGCTGCCCGGGCCGGCGAGCAAGGTCGGGGGTTCGCAGTCGTTGCCGATGAGGTTCGCTCCCTGGCGCAACGGACCCAGGCCTCGGCACAGGAAATAGAGACGCTCGTGACCTCGCTGCAAACCAGTGCTGGAAACTCCGTTTCAGCAATGGAGTCCAGCGCGTCGCTGGCTTCCGACACCCTGAAACGAGCAACCGCGACGGGCAGCACCATTGAACGGATCACCCGGGCTGTAGACGAAATCAAGCAATACAATAATCAGATCGCTACCGCGTCGGAACAGCAAACGTCTGTAGCCGAGGAGATTAATGTGAACGTCACCCGCATTCGAGACGTCACTGACCAGTCGGCCGCCTCCTCAAATCAAACCGCCAGTTCCAGCTCTGAGCTGGCCAGGCTCGGCAGCGAACTGCAGACTCTGGTCTCCCGGTTCAGGCTCTGATAACAGCCAGTCATCATCAAAATCCTGGAGCTGCGGACGACGGGGACGGGTCTCTCCGTCTGCCGCAGCCCTAACTACTCCCGACTCCAGTACACCCGGACCAGATTGGACTCCTTTGTGTACTGGATATCGAGATCGCCATCATAGGCCCGCTCAACCGCC
This Marinobacter salinus DNA region includes the following protein-coding sequences:
- a CDS encoding HAMP domain-containing methyl-accepting chemotaxis protein, with product MRLPDFFGNMTIRTKLSAGFALLLLLTVIVGVVGNRALETYSQRSNIVALLGQVNTGLTEARVEEKNFLLTGEAEYVQKSQAQGDKVLGLTSNIEPLLTDPQDIETLGNIQSDISQYQSLMGKVEVNIGQKEEALGRLETKARIFGSSLKAHSSLFFASAIFEDMRRSERKFLIQHDDASVEAYLGDAKRVQGPLKSAAISAEEKAKITKALDAYVDEFKTVATLTQSGSQLSQDMVATARSVIESANGLRAQQAEMMESDRQQATVLIFGATGIAVLLGILMAFLITRAITAPINQAVAIASEVASGNLSVKIDNQRTDEIGRLMAALATMVTGLRELVRSIESGATNIAASAEELSTVSNQTSDGINLQKQETDQVATAMNEMTATVADIARNAEQAFGIASDAANQAIEGEQEVTETVNQVNNLTREVNQSMETIQGLQKETANIGTVLDVIKSVAEQTNLLALNAAIEAARAGEQGRGFAVVADEVRSLAQRTQASAQEIETLVTSLQTSAGNSVSAMESSASLASDTLKRATATGSTIERITRAVDEIKQYNNQIATASEQQTSVAEEINVNVTRIRDVTDQSAASSNQTASSSSELARLGSELQTLVSRFRL